One Centroberyx gerrardi isolate f3 chromosome 2, fCenGer3.hap1.cur.20231027, whole genome shotgun sequence DNA window includes the following coding sequences:
- the il7r gene encoding interleukin-7 receptor subunit alpha, whose product MLFGFWIWIVLLLLPAGTEAQSGDMETDTEPRMTCTSHVSRSGGNSLTCSLANGNRDNEDDEDDEGDDIESMTVCPHDTKWKKIKCVGRPGHTITSADLAPITIEYDLTIQLRRGGTMTRKLDLRKIVKPRSPEVWNATFHPELNKAVIYFRSTYQEDYLKLGTLLFQLDIWSAGNPPVPQQNISGEVVTIEGEYLRKNADYHVKVRTIPNRYFEGTWSDWSPTVSFSTHIDSKEDPEERPVLLYYLTVGLITLSLVAWGIFFLWKKKIHTYMWPSIPHPKHALVQIYKPIKALPVSFNPEAFSDLKIYPVERIEEIEAESTAADDILNLKDPCSAQASSGETFDSSRSNTSLNTEESEVSTLLSSSGGEDCPRSRSPSPSPAGVPQPRDGPDGTDASQPEHNTGKNYPEMYGVAQQGKDEAYVTMSSFYQTK is encoded by the exons ATGCTGTTCGGCTTCTGGATCTGGAtcgtcctgctgctgctcccggCTGGGACAGAGGCTCAGAGTGGAGATATGGAGACTGACACTG AGCCCAGAATGACCTGCACCTCTCACGTCAGTCGGTCAGGGGGAAACAGCCTCACCTGCAGCCTCGCCAACGGCAACAGGGACAACGAGGACGATGAAGACGACGAGGGCGACGACATAGAGAGCATGACTGTCTG CCCCCATGACACGAAGTGGAAGAAAATCAAGTGTGTGGGACGGCCTGGACACACCATCACCTCCGCTGACCTGGCTCCCATCACTATTGAGTACGACCTGACCATTCAGTTAAGAAGAGGTGGAACAATGACCAGAAAACTCGACTTGAGGAAAATAG TTAAACCGAGAAGTCCTGAGGTGTGGAATGCTACTTTTCACCCAGAGTTGAACAAGGCTGTGATTTATTTCCGAAGTACATACCAAGAAGACTACCTTAAACTAGGCACTCTACTATTTCAGCTTGACATCTGGAGTGCCGGCAACCCACCAGTG CCACAACAAAACATCTCAGGCGAGGTTGTCACCATTGAAGGGGAGTACCTCCGAAAAAATGCAGATTACCATGTCAAAGTGCGAACAATACCAAACAGGTATTTTGAAGGCACCTGGAGTGACTGGAGCCCCACTgtcagtttctccacccacattG ACTCCAAAGAGGACCCTGAAGAAAGGCCGGTGCTGCTGTATTACTTGACTGTGGGTCTTATCACTTTGTCGCTGGTCGCTTGGggcatttttttcctctggaaGAAAAA AATACACACTTATATGTGGCCAAGCATTCCACACCCTAAACACGCTCTTGTGCAGATATACAAACCAATTAAA GCCCTTCCAGTGAGCTTCAACCCCGAGGCGTTCAGCGACCTCAAGATCTACCCGGTGGAGAGAATCGAGGAAATCGAAGCAGAGTCCACGGCTGCCGACGATATCCTAAACCTGAAGGACCCCTGCTCTGCCCAGGCGTCCAGCGGGGAAACCTTCGACAGCTCCAGAAGCAACACTAGCCTGAACACAGAGGAGTCGGAGGTGTCCACGCTGCTGAGCTCCTCGGGAGGAGAAGACTGCCCTCGGAGCAGGAGCCCGTCCCCGTCCCCCGCTGGCGTCCCGCAGCCAAGGGACGGACCAGACGGAACGGATGCATCGCAACCCGAGCACAACACTGGAAAGAATTACCCCGAGATGTATGGAGTCGCCCAGCAGGGCAAGGACGAGGCGTACGTCACCATGTCCAGCTTCTATCAGACCaagtag